One window from the genome of Candidatus Synechococcus calcipolaris G9 encodes:
- a CDS encoding NYN domain-containing protein, with product MITPTSSTMYTPEQVLQNRGRIAIFIDGSNLFYAALQLGIEIDYSKLLCYLTQSSRLFRSFFYTGVDPTNEKQQGFLLWMRRNGYRVVSKELAQLPDGSKKANLDVEIAVDMMALVGCYDTAVLVSGDGDLAYAVDAVSYRGARVEVVSLRSMTSDSLINVADRYIDLDGIREEIQKAPRPNYTYRPLAGGITPPDMATEPWPPKSLESTSLDNKV from the coding sequence ATGATTACACCGACAAGTTCGACGATGTACACCCCGGAGCAAGTTCTCCAAAACCGGGGACGGATTGCCATTTTTATTGATGGTTCAAACCTCTTTTATGCCGCCCTACAGTTGGGCATTGAAATCGACTATTCCAAGCTCCTATGCTACTTAACCCAAAGTTCCCGCCTCTTTCGCTCCTTTTTCTACACGGGTGTGGATCCGACCAATGAAAAACAGCAGGGCTTTCTGCTCTGGATGCGACGCAATGGCTATCGAGTCGTGTCCAAGGAACTAGCCCAGTTGCCCGATGGGTCAAAAAAAGCCAATCTGGATGTGGAAATTGCCGTGGATATGATGGCCCTAGTGGGTTGTTATGATACGGCAGTACTGGTGAGCGGGGATGGGGATCTGGCCTACGCGGTGGATGCGGTCAGCTATCGGGGGGCGCGGGTTGAAGTGGTGAGTTTGCGCTCCATGACCAGTGATAGTTTAATTAATGTTGCCGATCGCTATATTGATTTAGACGGCATCCGTGAAGAAATCCAAAAAGCACCCCGCCCCAACTATACCTATCGCCCCTTGGCCGGTGGCATTACACCCCCTGATATGGCCACGGAACCTTGGCCACCCAAGTCCCTGGAATCAACCTCCCTCGACAACAAGGTCTAG
- the metG gene encoding methionine--tRNA ligase yields MPTVPNRFALTTPLYYVNALPHVGSAYTTIAADVVARFYRLQGDEVLLITGTDEHGQKIQRTAEALGRSPQEHCDRVAEGFQDLWQKLGISYDRFSRTTDERHRPIVNQFFQRVWDKGDIYLGQQQGWYCVDCEEFKEERDLVGDRHCPIHTNRPVEWRDERNYFFRLSKYQDALLDYYAKHPETIQPSSRRNEVLSFIERGLEDFSISRVNMDWGFPIPTDPSHTIYVWFDALLGYVTALLEPDQEPTLENALAHWWPINLHIIGKDILRFHAISWPAMLMSAGLPLPGQVFGHGFLTKDGLKMGKSLGNTLDPFALVESYGSDAVRYYFMKEVEFGRDGDFSETRFIHILNADLANDLGNLLNRTLKMAWKYCDGKVPTVNPQELGPEHPLRELAETILGDYAATYKNLEFHRLCQRALSLARAGNKYIDDQAPWSLYKQGQTEAVSQILYGVLESVRLVAYLLAPIVPQLSSQIYQQLGYDREFLTTQDLAYWSTQTPQDRWGQLKPSQVLAQPQPVFQKLQSPTLVAE; encoded by the coding sequence ATGCCCACTGTGCCCAACCGATTTGCGTTAACCACCCCACTCTATTACGTCAATGCCTTACCCCACGTTGGTAGTGCCTACACCACAATTGCCGCCGATGTTGTGGCTCGTTTTTATCGTTTGCAGGGGGATGAGGTGCTGTTGATTACGGGCACCGATGAGCATGGCCAAAAAATTCAACGCACCGCTGAGGCATTGGGGCGCTCGCCCCAGGAACACTGCGATCGGGTGGCAGAGGGGTTTCAGGATCTGTGGCAGAAGTTGGGGATTAGCTACGATCGCTTTAGCCGAACCACCGATGAGCGGCATCGACCCATTGTTAACCAGTTTTTCCAGCGGGTTTGGGATAAAGGAGATATTTATTTAGGACAGCAACAGGGCTGGTATTGCGTTGACTGCGAAGAATTTAAGGAAGAGCGGGATTTAGTGGGCGATCGCCATTGCCCGATCCACACCAACCGCCCAGTGGAATGGCGCGATGAGCGGAATTACTTTTTTCGCCTATCCAAGTATCAGGATGCCCTGCTAGATTACTATGCTAAACACCCGGAGACCATTCAACCCAGCAGCCGCCGCAATGAGGTTTTAAGCTTCATTGAACGGGGGCTTGAGGATTTTTCCATTTCACGGGTGAATATGGATTGGGGCTTTCCCATACCAACGGATCCCAGTCATACCATTTATGTCTGGTTTGATGCCCTTTTAGGCTATGTCACTGCCCTATTAGAGCCGGATCAGGAGCCTACCCTAGAGAATGCTCTGGCCCACTGGTGGCCCATTAATTTACACATTATTGGTAAAGATATTCTTCGGTTCCATGCCATTTCCTGGCCAGCAATGCTGATGTCGGCGGGTCTACCCCTACCCGGCCAGGTCTTTGGCCATGGATTTTTAACCAAAGATGGCCTAAAAATGGGCAAAAGTCTGGGAAACACCCTAGATCCCTTTGCCTTAGTCGAGAGCTATGGTAGTGATGCGGTGCGCTACTACTTTATGAAAGAAGTGGAGTTTGGCCGGGACGGGGACTTTTCGGAAACCCGCTTTATCCATATTCTGAATGCAGATCTGGCTAATGATCTGGGGAATTTACTCAACCGCACCCTAAAAATGGCCTGGAAATACTGTGACGGGAAGGTACCCACGGTCAATCCCCAGGAGTTGGGGCCCGAGCATCCCTTACGGGAATTGGCAGAAACGATCTTGGGGGACTATGCCGCCACCTATAAAAACCTGGAGTTTCATCGCCTGTGTCAACGGGCCCTAAGCCTAGCGCGGGCGGGAAATAAATACATTGATGATCAAGCCCCTTGGAGCCTCTACAAGCAGGGTCAAACCGAAGCCGTCAGTCAAATTTTGTATGGGGTGCTAGAATCAGTGCGTTTAGTTGCCTACCTCTTGGCCCCCATTGTTCCCCAGCTCAGTAGCCAAATCTACCAACAGTTAGGCTATGATAGGGAATTCTTGACGACCCAAGACTTGGCCTATTGGTCAACCCAGACTCCTCAGGATCGTTGGGGACAACTGAAACCCAGTCAAGTTCTGGCCCAGCCTCAACCTGTGTTCCAGAAACTTCAGTCCCCTACCCTAGTGGCTGAATAA
- a CDS encoding iron ABC transporter substrate-binding protein, producing the protein MVALKPVSIATSLLATLTIWGLGLASSVLAQTLTIYSGRGESLIGPLIEQAEKDLGFDIEVRYGDTSELAISILEEGRNSPADLFFGQDAGALGALAREGRTVTIPSRILNKVDERFRSPKGQWVGISGRSRVINYNTNMVSARDLPKSIWELTQPKWRGKVAWAPTNGSFQAFVTALRLTEGDARTLEWLQAMKNNGAVVYRNNTTIVEAVGRGEIELGLVNNYYLHRFLAENPDFPVGQHYTRNDAGSMVNIAGVAVLDTSDQPEQVFALIDYLLRPESQDFFAQKNAEYPLVTGIAPPANQLPINEINPPRIDLSDLADLDGTLQLLQRAGVL; encoded by the coding sequence TTGGTTGCCCTTAAACCCGTTTCAATTGCCACCAGTCTCTTGGCGACCCTGACGATTTGGGGTCTTGGACTAGCCAGCAGTGTCCTTGCCCAAACCTTGACGATTTACTCCGGTCGTGGTGAAAGTCTCATTGGGCCATTGATCGAACAAGCAGAAAAGGACTTGGGCTTTGATATTGAGGTTCGCTACGGCGATACCTCAGAACTTGCCATCTCAATTCTCGAAGAAGGTCGTAATAGCCCCGCCGATCTATTCTTTGGTCAGGATGCCGGTGCCCTAGGTGCCCTCGCCCGTGAAGGCCGCACCGTAACTATTCCCAGTCGTATTTTAAATAAAGTAGATGAGCGATTCCGTTCTCCCAAAGGTCAATGGGTAGGAATCTCAGGGCGATCTCGAGTGATTAACTACAACACCAATATGGTGAGTGCCCGTGACCTGCCCAAGTCTATTTGGGAACTCACCCAGCCCAAGTGGCGCGGTAAAGTGGCTTGGGCCCCCACCAACGGATCCTTCCAAGCTTTTGTCACTGCCCTCCGCCTCACTGAAGGAGATGCCCGTACCCTAGAATGGCTTCAGGCCATGAAGAACAATGGTGCTGTAGTCTACCGCAACAATACGACCATTGTAGAAGCCGTAGGTCGTGGTGAAATTGAGCTTGGCTTAGTCAATAACTACTACCTCCATCGCTTCCTCGCGGAGAACCCAGACTTTCCCGTGGGTCAGCACTATACCCGTAATGATGCCGGATCCATGGTCAATATTGCTGGGGTTGCTGTCCTCGATACCTCCGATCAGCCAGAGCAAGTCTTTGCACTCATTGACTACCTGCTCCGTCCCGAATCCCAAGACTTCTTTGCCCAAAAGAACGCTGAATATCCATTGGTTACTGGAATTGCGCCACCAGCTAATCAGTTACCTATTAATGAGATTAACCCACCCCGCATTGATCTCAGTGATCTAGCGGATCTTGATGGCACTCTTCAACTGCTCCAAAGAGCCGGTGTTCTCTAA